One Acropora palmata chromosome 2, jaAcrPala1.3, whole genome shotgun sequence genomic window, GGTTGGCTGCATTGCCTAAGGACACACCTTACCACAGACAAAATAGTTTGTTCCTTTTTGGGAAATTTAATGTGGTCACATTTGGCAGTCAGGCTTACATTCTCCAGGATAGAGCAGGAAATAGAGGACTGGATAAAGTTTACTCGTAAGGGAATATTAATTTAACTATTTAAGGAATTTGATTAATGGCTTATTTCTTTGATGCCTTATTTCCAGGCGGCATCCAAGACTCTGGCTCAAAAGTTTGCTCGTCCTCTTTTCTAACTGGTTCATTTTTCTCTGGAGCCCACTGCCCTGGCTGGAACATAGTGCCAGTACTTGTGGGTTGTGCTCTATTCTCCAAACTCTCAAACAATGTTGTTGACGCATGCCCTGCTTGGCTAACCAGTTGAGATGTTTGCTTCTCTATTTGGTCTTCTCTGTCCTTCTCTTCCACTTTCTTTGCCCTTTCCTTAACAATCTGCATTCTCTTTTGCTGTGCCAATAATTCTTCATGCGTAGGTGGGTCATCTCTCTTTCCCCGTATCCACGACTCCCATTCTATTGGCATCATCCCGGGAGTGTATTGCATGTGTTCTACTGTACTGATCATTTCTCTTCTGGGCTTCTTTCCATCTCGAATTGTTTCATAATACTGATTTCCATACAAGTCAGTTCCCACAAGACGTCTTGTCCTTGTGAATGCACCGAGCAAGGACCTTACCCACTGCATTTAGTTGAAAGTTGCTCCAGT contains:
- the LOC141874172 gene encoding NADH dehydrogenase [ubiquinone] 1 alpha subcomplex assembly factor 2-like, whose amino-acid sequence is MQWVRSLLGAFTRTRRLVGTDLYGNQYYETIRDGKKPRREMISTVEHMQYTPGMMPIEWESWIRGKRDDPPTHEELLAQQKRMQIVKERAKKVEEKDREDQIEKQTSQLVSQAGHASTTLFESLENRAQPTSTGTMFQPGQWAPEKNEPVRKEDEQTFEPESWMPPGNKASKK